From a single Deltaproteobacteria bacterium genomic region:
- a CDS encoding adenosylhomocysteinase, with protein sequence MTKYDIKDISLAEQGKLSVDWANKSMPVLNSVKKRFAAEKPLAGTRLAACLHVTTETASLMETLQAGGAELSLCASNPLSTQDYVAAYLVKYHEIPVNAIKGEDRDTYYAHIHTVLDLKPHLTMDDGADLVSTIHSERRDLINGIIGGTEETTTGVIRLKAMAEKGVLEFPLVAVNDAKTKHFFDNRYGTGQSTIDGIIRATNRLIAGSVFVVCGYGWCSKGLAMRANGMGANVVVTEVDPLRALEAVMDGFRVMPIGEAAGIGDFFCTLTGDINVIRTEHFQKMKDGAIVANSGHFNVEIDIEGLKKISVYHGRIRDFIDDYELETGRHVYILGEGRLINLAAAEGHPSSVMDMSFANQALAAEYLVKHGGSLEKIVYSVPEEIDREIARLKLAAMGVAIDTLTPEQEKYLSSWEMGT encoded by the coding sequence ATGACGAAATACGACATAAAGGACATTTCCCTTGCCGAGCAGGGAAAACTCAGCGTCGACTGGGCGAACAAGAGCATGCCCGTTCTCAACAGCGTAAAGAAACGCTTCGCGGCGGAAAAACCCCTCGCGGGGACCCGCCTCGCTGCCTGTCTCCATGTGACCACTGAAACGGCAAGCCTCATGGAGACCCTGCAGGCGGGAGGCGCCGAGCTATCCCTGTGCGCATCAAATCCTCTCAGCACGCAGGATTACGTGGCGGCCTATCTCGTCAAGTATCATGAGATCCCCGTCAATGCCATCAAGGGTGAGGACCGGGATACCTATTACGCCCATATCCATACGGTCCTTGATCTGAAACCCCATCTTACCATGGATGACGGAGCCGACCTGGTATCGACGATCCATTCCGAGCGCCGTGACCTTATCAACGGGATAATCGGCGGGACCGAGGAAACCACGACCGGTGTCATCCGGCTGAAGGCGATGGCTGAGAAAGGGGTCCTGGAATTCCCCCTCGTCGCCGTGAATGACGCGAAGACAAAGCATTTCTTCGATAACCGGTACGGAACGGGTCAAAGCACTATTGACGGGATCATCCGTGCCACGAACCGGCTCATCGCCGGTTCCGTTTTTGTCGTCTGCGGTTACGGCTGGTGCTCGAAGGGCCTCGCCATGCGGGCGAACGGCATGGGGGCGAATGTCGTTGTCACCGAAGTGGACCCGCTCAGGGCGCTGGAGGCCGTCATGGACGGATTCCGGGTCATGCCGATCGGTGAAGCGGCCGGCATCGGCGATTTCTTCTGTACCCTCACCGGCGATATCAATGTCATCAGGACGGAACATTTTCAGAAGATGAAGGACGGCGCCATCGTCGCGAATTCGGGCCATTTCAATGTGGAGATCGACATCGAGGGTCTGAAGAAGATCTCCGTCTACCATGGCCGGATCAGGGATTTCATCGACGACTATGAACTGGAGACCGGCCGGCACGTGTATATCCTTGGTGAAGGCCGGCTCATCAATCTCGCCGCGGCGGAGGGACATCCGTCGAGCGTTATGGACATGAGTTTTGCCAATCAGGCACTGGCGGCCGAGTACCTCGTAAAACACGGTGGATCGCTCGAGAAGATCGTATACAGCGTTCCTGAGGAGATAGACAGGGAGATCGCCCGGTTGAAACTGGCGGCCATGGGTGTTGCCATCGATACTCTGACACCGGAGCAGGAAAAATATTTGAGTTCCTGGGAAATGGGCACATAA